In Sporichthya polymorpha DSM 43042, a genomic segment contains:
- a CDS encoding DUF3883 domain-containing protein translates to VKRVPAEIKERDRMTGYGQPVVDSYHRVTFDPKYVRVEGNNHLATLLHPGHPLMAATMSVVSDRHLDALRRGAFLVDRSDLSTEPYVVSLLEHDVTDGRTARDGQPWVVSRRAQYVRVDADGTITPLTGSPIPNFECPTEEERAMAGKILGESWAQASDLDQRVTREASVTIARKHADEVTKRTAERLDKTERLVRERLTREINYWDQRAFELSEQERAGRKTRLPASQMRERAESLVRRLDRRLKDLEQERDISVRPPRTTGACLVITQGWLDAQDDPEAADARARETTRVERLAVDAVLRVERALKHRPTEMHHNNPGYDIESDTAAGLDFIEVKGRVAGGKTFVFTRQEAVTALNKGDRSVLALVQVADDDSTAVRYLRRPIAQPIDPRAARVEYDWKPFWNDATEMSQE, encoded by the coding sequence GTCAAACGGGTGCCGGCCGAGATCAAGGAACGGGACCGGATGACGGGCTACGGCCAGCCGGTTGTCGATTCCTACCACCGCGTGACCTTCGACCCGAAGTACGTCCGCGTCGAAGGCAACAACCACCTTGCGACACTCCTTCACCCCGGCCATCCGCTCATGGCGGCGACCATGAGCGTCGTGTCCGACCGGCACCTCGACGCCCTACGACGTGGCGCATTCCTCGTCGACCGATCGGACCTGTCGACCGAGCCCTACGTCGTGAGCCTTCTGGAACACGACGTCACCGACGGGCGAACGGCTCGCGACGGCCAACCGTGGGTCGTTTCCCGCCGCGCCCAGTACGTCCGCGTCGACGCCGACGGCACCATCACGCCGCTCACCGGTTCGCCAATCCCCAACTTCGAGTGTCCCACGGAAGAGGAGCGCGCGATGGCCGGAAAGATCCTGGGTGAATCGTGGGCTCAGGCATCCGACCTCGACCAGCGTGTCACCCGCGAAGCATCGGTGACGATCGCTCGGAAGCACGCAGACGAAGTCACCAAACGGACCGCCGAACGACTTGACAAGACGGAACGCCTCGTCCGCGAGCGACTTACCCGCGAAATCAACTACTGGGACCAGCGAGCCTTTGAGCTAAGCGAGCAGGAACGAGCAGGCAGGAAGACCCGCCTCCCGGCATCCCAGATGCGCGAACGCGCCGAGTCGCTCGTACGGCGACTCGACCGGCGGTTGAAAGACTTGGAGCAGGAGCGCGACATCTCCGTGCGCCCCCCGCGCACGACAGGCGCATGCTTGGTAATCACGCAGGGCTGGCTCGATGCCCAGGACGACCCCGAAGCGGCCGACGCACGCGCGCGTGAAACCACCCGCGTCGAGCGGTTGGCTGTCGATGCGGTACTACGGGTCGAACGGGCCTTGAAGCACCGACCGACCGAGATGCACCACAACAACCCCGGCTACGACATCGAATCGGACACCGCCGCCGGCCTTGACTTCATCGAGGTGAAGGGCCGCGTCGCGGGCGGTAAGACATTCGTCTTTACACGCCAGGAGGCGGTGACTGCTCTCAACAAGGGCGACCGCTCCGTTCTGGCGCTCGTCCAAGTTGCGGACGACGACAGCACCGCGGTGCGCTACCTGCGACGCCCGATCGCCCAACCCATCGACCCACGCGCGGCCCGCGTTGAGTACGACTGGAAACCTTTCTGGAACGACGCAACTGAGATGAGCCAAGAGTGA
- a CDS encoding DnaB-like helicase N-terminal domain-containing protein: MNHTAMAERATLGALLLGPGHQNQTGPTGPQTNAGIVGILRWLRPEDFADPWHAEVYRTIRALGAAGEACDAEATGHDLIRRLGHTRADVGRLAGLLRDLPVRPQLDVYAAMVLEAALRRETITHGLLLRAGALQSVLDSSPRPMAAVTVTVDAALVDAGYRWAIATGRLRPTRAGPTRSGHARSDGPRPAMPIGLRSAAGRVHAALGADRFLAAHPLPTARQVADREAALIVTLIAHPRHLDATAAWLRPAAISNRTWRPVYEALLGLRAGGQPIDAVTVFWETRRASRVAGPGPDPRPGIAAVERAAAVDPGYAAARVAGDHLRLAAEAAANSLRTAASNPGLDLGQVLETGHVLTAALRTGAVPLSAPGRDGRHLAAVRALPAPHAHRERPVAG, translated from the coding sequence ATGAACCACACCGCGATGGCCGAACGCGCCACCCTCGGCGCGCTCCTCCTTGGCCCCGGCCACCAGAACCAGACGGGACCCACGGGGCCGCAGACGAACGCGGGCATCGTCGGGATCCTGCGCTGGCTGCGGCCGGAGGACTTCGCCGACCCCTGGCACGCCGAGGTGTACCGCACGATCCGCGCCCTCGGCGCCGCCGGCGAGGCGTGCGACGCCGAGGCGACGGGCCACGACCTGATCCGTCGCCTCGGGCACACCCGCGCCGACGTGGGCCGCCTGGCCGGGCTGTTGCGCGACCTGCCGGTGCGTCCCCAGTTGGACGTGTACGCCGCAATGGTCCTCGAGGCCGCCCTCCGCCGGGAGACCATCACGCACGGGCTGCTGCTGCGCGCTGGGGCGCTGCAGTCAGTCCTGGACAGTTCGCCACGGCCGATGGCCGCGGTGACCGTCACCGTCGACGCGGCTCTGGTCGACGCGGGCTACCGGTGGGCCATCGCCACGGGCCGACTCCGTCCGACCCGGGCTGGGCCGACGCGATCTGGCCATGCTCGATCCGACGGTCCCCGACCCGCGATGCCCATCGGCTTGCGCTCCGCGGCAGGCCGGGTGCATGCGGCGCTGGGCGCCGACCGGTTCCTGGCCGCCCACCCCTTGCCCACGGCACGACAGGTCGCCGACCGCGAGGCCGCACTCATCGTCACGCTGATCGCCCACCCGCGCCACCTCGACGCAACAGCGGCGTGGCTGCGACCAGCGGCAATCAGCAACCGCACCTGGCGGCCGGTCTACGAGGCGCTGCTCGGCCTGCGCGCTGGCGGGCAACCGATCGACGCGGTGACGGTGTTCTGGGAGACCCGCCGGGCCTCCCGCGTCGCCGGGCCGGGACCCGACCCGCGTCCCGGCATCGCCGCGGTGGAACGTGCAGCCGCCGTCGATCCCGGCTACGCGGCCGCACGGGTTGCGGGGGACCATCTGCGGCTGGCCGCCGAGGCAGCCGCGAACAGCCTGCGCACGGCGGCCTCCAACCCCGGCCTGGACCTGGGCCAGGTCCTGGAGACCGGTCACGTCCTCACCGCCGCCCTGCGGACCGGCGCCGTCCCGTTGTCCGCTCCCGGGCGCGACGGCCGACACTTGGCCGCCGTCCGCGCCCTGCCCGCCCCGCACGCTCACCGGGAACGACCGGTCGCCGGATGA
- a CDS encoding DUF1156 domain-containing protein has product MSDTTYKKKLIEVALPLDEINAACKADKDRKTGTLRNVHKWWAPMPLPAWRALIFAALIDDPEDDNQRVYLLDLIKRLVANGADLPDTNDLDEARGLLKSHFPDGLPSVVDPFCGGGSTLVEAQRLGLPSYGSDLNPVPTLISRALTEMAPRAWGQSPLHPVNRDESGALWGEVPGGVEGLAGIEADLRRYAELVRDRAWKVLRPEFGPSADDGLTWTWIRTATCRNPACAAEIPLTTSWWLSKRSGDLAWMEPMYSGSTLAIKVMAGRARGEAPEPTKVGRGANFNCPRCGSLLKETAVMEQGQRGELGLRLAAVSEEGARRRSYREPADADWVAAREAAPPDDIPQVPQPDIPRWFSGPRFGYSTFASLFTPRQLLVLATHADLIAALRDEVIDDGGDEAWADAVVTFLGLALGRMAQYQSSQVRWFIDSRSGGGQPLPAFGRHDIPMQWDFAELTPRVGAGSLTGAVNSMVASFRYLVNGSGVVNRADARTTKADRPGLVATDPPYFDAIGYADLSDYFYMWHRRALRAVHPDLFATIATPKSGELTAIPSHHGKSVDQARDYFVDGFTQTFHNLRASSAAGLPMLVVYASKEQKGGREEETRWSSILSAIINAEMEITGTWPIHGTGGNRMIGIGTNAVAAYIVMVCRPRPADASTCSLTEFNRALRRELGPAIRDLQAASILPVDLAQAAMGPGMQIYSRYRAVVSQSGEPVPVEHAMRLINTALGEVLDEQEGELDPESRFAVRWWATHGWNAADFGDADKAVRPLGITVDDVKRAQVATAAGNRVRLLGRDNLDRTWVPANDRRPTAWEAVHHLLDRLVDGGGELEAARLMAALGGLTDAAMALAYRLHDIAAKLARTADQERYNALISSWVELVRLSGDGRVSAEGLF; this is encoded by the coding sequence GTGAGCGACACGACCTACAAGAAGAAGTTGATCGAGGTCGCTCTACCGCTCGACGAGATCAACGCAGCCTGCAAGGCCGATAAGGACAGAAAGACCGGCACTCTGCGCAACGTGCACAAGTGGTGGGCACCGATGCCGCTACCGGCATGGCGGGCTCTTATCTTCGCCGCCCTCATTGATGACCCAGAAGACGACAACCAACGAGTCTATTTGCTCGACCTCATCAAGCGGCTTGTGGCAAACGGGGCCGATCTGCCAGATACCAATGATCTGGACGAGGCGCGTGGCCTGTTGAAGTCTCACTTCCCGGATGGGTTGCCCTCGGTCGTGGACCCCTTTTGTGGTGGCGGTTCAACCCTGGTGGAAGCCCAGCGGTTGGGATTGCCGTCCTACGGCTCGGACCTTAATCCCGTTCCGACACTCATCTCGCGCGCGCTGACCGAGATGGCACCGAGGGCCTGGGGGCAATCTCCACTTCACCCGGTGAACCGTGATGAGTCTGGAGCGCTATGGGGAGAGGTTCCTGGAGGTGTCGAAGGACTTGCCGGCATTGAGGCGGATCTTCGGCGCTACGCCGAATTGGTTCGAGACCGGGCGTGGAAAGTCTTGCGGCCCGAGTTTGGGCCCAGCGCAGACGACGGGCTCACTTGGACCTGGATCCGAACGGCAACTTGCAGAAACCCGGCCTGCGCCGCCGAGATCCCGCTGACGACCAGTTGGTGGCTCTCCAAGCGGTCAGGTGATCTTGCGTGGATGGAGCCGATGTACTCCGGGTCGACACTTGCAATCAAAGTCATGGCGGGGCGTGCGCGCGGCGAGGCGCCAGAACCGACCAAGGTCGGCAGGGGAGCCAACTTCAACTGTCCTCGGTGCGGTTCGCTTCTTAAGGAGACCGCTGTGATGGAACAGGGCCAGCGCGGCGAGCTTGGTCTGCGGTTGGCCGCTGTAAGCGAAGAGGGGGCTAGGCGTCGCAGCTATCGCGAACCGGCCGACGCAGATTGGGTGGCAGCTCGCGAGGCCGCCCCTCCGGACGATATCCCCCAAGTGCCGCAACCAGATATTCCGCGCTGGTTCTCGGGCCCCCGTTTCGGCTACTCGACCTTCGCGAGTCTCTTCACTCCGCGGCAACTCCTAGTCCTCGCAACGCACGCCGATCTGATTGCTGCACTGCGTGACGAGGTCATCGACGACGGCGGCGACGAGGCCTGGGCGGATGCAGTCGTCACCTTCCTCGGTCTTGCACTTGGTCGAATGGCCCAGTATCAGTCGAGCCAGGTCAGGTGGTTCATAGACTCGCGATCGGGCGGGGGTCAGCCTCTCCCCGCGTTCGGGCGCCACGACATTCCGATGCAATGGGACTTCGCCGAGCTGACGCCGCGGGTGGGTGCGGGTTCGTTGACGGGCGCCGTCAACTCGATGGTGGCTTCCTTCCGCTACTTGGTGAACGGGTCCGGAGTGGTGAATCGTGCCGACGCTCGCACCACCAAAGCTGATCGGCCTGGTCTAGTCGCAACCGACCCCCCTTACTTCGATGCAATCGGATACGCCGACCTGTCGGACTACTTCTACATGTGGCACCGAAGAGCACTGCGCGCGGTGCATCCCGACCTGTTCGCGACCATCGCGACGCCAAAATCTGGCGAATTAACGGCAATCCCAAGCCACCATGGAAAGAGTGTCGACCAAGCGCGCGACTACTTCGTTGACGGCTTCACGCAGACGTTCCACAACCTTCGGGCGTCATCTGCCGCTGGATTGCCGATGCTTGTGGTGTACGCCTCGAAGGAGCAGAAGGGCGGGCGCGAAGAGGAGACGCGCTGGTCGTCGATCCTCAGCGCCATCATCAACGCTGAAATGGAGATCACCGGTACCTGGCCGATACACGGCACGGGCGGCAATCGGATGATCGGAATTGGGACCAACGCGGTAGCTGCATACATCGTGATGGTTTGCCGTCCACGACCAGCGGATGCATCCACTTGCAGTCTCACCGAGTTCAACCGTGCGCTGCGACGTGAGTTGGGTCCTGCTATTCGGGACCTCCAGGCGGCCTCTATCTTGCCGGTCGATCTAGCTCAGGCAGCGATGGGTCCTGGGATGCAGATCTACTCGCGATACCGGGCTGTGGTGAGCCAATCGGGCGAGCCGGTGCCCGTCGAGCACGCAATGCGTCTCATCAACACGGCTCTGGGGGAAGTGCTGGATGAGCAGGAAGGCGAACTCGATCCGGAGTCGCGATTTGCTGTTCGCTGGTGGGCGACGCATGGTTGGAACGCAGCGGACTTCGGGGACGCTGACAAGGCCGTGCGCCCACTCGGGATCACCGTCGACGACGTCAAGCGGGCGCAGGTCGCGACCGCCGCCGGGAACAGGGTGCGGCTTCTGGGACGGGACAACCTCGATCGAACTTGGGTCCCAGCCAATGACAGGCGGCCGACCGCGTGGGAGGCCGTCCATCACCTCCTTGATCGCCTCGTCGACGGCGGGGGAGAGTTGGAGGCCGCTCGGTTGATGGCGGCGCTAGGGGGTCTGACCGATGCCGCCATGGCGTTGGCTTACCGACTCCACGACATCGCCGCAAAGTTGGCTAGGACCGCGGATCAAGAGCGCTACAACGCTTTGATCAGTTCGTGGGTCGAGTTGGTGCGCCTCAGCGGTGACGGACGAGTCTCAGCGGAAGGATTGTTCTGA
- a CDS encoding SCO6880 family protein, with amino-acid sequence MSGPASQVRFGGLERRGLLLGLTGAQVALLGAALTVVVGAGLIAGPAGVVVTAPGWAIAAGCALIPVGGRPLVEVAPTSMAWTTRRVIGVHRVLARPERPQAGDPLELPGLPRPVHITVAGSTQAAVIRLGRPGLRGPVTVVAEVRGRGLLLEDPGVQDRRVSAWGRLLAAFGQMPEVGTVQVLHRKISTGPRGVREWWVGQRTGPAWATAIVEDLVADTAQTTRLQTLLAVELRPRDHADLDAVMSRLHDAIDAAELDLIAWLTPHQIQTVVRQAYDPATHVADATGEISCAPMGVAEEWAHARSDFALHATYWVSEWPRSGTHASFLRPLLLAPGARRTFTLLASPLPPGKALREIRRARAEQMADAAARTRIGRVEEEAHRAAADELTRREQDLVAGHGDLRFTGLLTVSATTPEELTAACEAGCDLRRLVGQQVAAFAAAALPFARGLS; translated from the coding sequence GTGAGTGGCCCGGCATCGCAGGTGCGCTTCGGTGGCTTGGAGCGACGCGGCCTGCTCCTCGGCCTGACCGGAGCCCAGGTCGCCCTGCTGGGCGCAGCGCTGACCGTCGTGGTCGGCGCAGGTCTGATCGCCGGACCGGCCGGCGTCGTGGTCACCGCACCGGGGTGGGCGATCGCGGCGGGCTGCGCGTTGATCCCCGTCGGCGGACGTCCCCTGGTGGAAGTCGCCCCGACCTCGATGGCCTGGACAACTCGGCGTGTCATCGGCGTGCACCGGGTGCTCGCCCGCCCCGAGCGTCCCCAGGCGGGCGACCCGCTGGAGCTGCCGGGCCTTCCCCGGCCCGTGCACATCACCGTCGCCGGGTCGACGCAGGCTGCGGTCATTCGGCTCGGACGGCCAGGGTTACGCGGTCCGGTGACGGTGGTCGCCGAGGTCCGCGGCCGCGGACTTCTCTTGGAGGACCCCGGGGTGCAGGACCGGCGGGTCTCGGCCTGGGGTCGTCTGCTCGCCGCCTTCGGGCAGATGCCTGAGGTCGGCACGGTCCAGGTCTTGCACCGCAAGATCTCCACCGGGCCTCGCGGCGTCCGGGAATGGTGGGTCGGACAACGGACCGGCCCCGCCTGGGCCACCGCGATCGTCGAGGACCTCGTCGCCGACACCGCGCAGACCACCCGTCTGCAGACCCTGCTCGCCGTCGAGCTGCGCCCGCGCGACCATGCCGACCTCGATGCGGTCATGTCCCGCCTGCATGACGCCATCGACGCCGCCGAACTCGACCTCATCGCGTGGCTGACGCCACATCAGATCCAGACGGTAGTCCGGCAGGCGTACGACCCCGCCACCCACGTGGCGGACGCCACCGGTGAGATCAGCTGCGCGCCGATGGGCGTGGCCGAGGAGTGGGCCCACGCGCGCAGCGACTTCGCCCTGCACGCGACGTACTGGGTCAGCGAGTGGCCACGCTCGGGCACGCACGCGTCCTTCCTGCGTCCCCTGCTGCTGGCGCCGGGCGCCCGGCGGACGTTCACGCTTCTCGCGTCACCCCTGCCACCGGGCAAGGCACTGCGGGAGATCCGGCGGGCCCGCGCCGAGCAGATGGCCGACGCCGCCGCGCGGACACGCATCGGCCGGGTCGAGGAAGAGGCCCACCGCGCGGCCGCGGACGAGTTGACCCGGCGCGAACAGGACCTCGTCGCCGGGCACGGCGACCTGCGGTTCACCGGCCTGCTCACCGTGTCCGCCACGACACCGGAGGAACTGACCGCCGCCTGCGAAGCCGGCTGCGACCTGCGCCGTCTGGTCGGGCAACAGGTTGCGGCCTTCGCCGCGGCGGCGCTGCCCTTCGCCCGGGGGCTGTCGTGA
- a CDS encoding DUF499 domain-containing protein: MRALTNKERVGRALDLVAEGLGPWMITQLHGKYGDTWAVEVGRTAGLTGRDATPNQSDPAYLFWVFDKQWHAVFKDQLSFEDKRAVSALWDARKEWAHGERISSERTERVLMDSEHILRSIGAVQQADKADEMRREFRRLMFEDDQKRLQRAQEKALSVQVDSTGLPAWRDVIEPHDDVARGTFELAQFAADLRQVHQGIAGPEYGDPIEFFGRTYLTRGLRYLLEQAVKRLSGGGGEPVVDLMTTFGGGKTHSLLAVYHMAAGIPAEKLPGVRELLDGIGVAELPKKVGTAVLVGNDVSILGDPKAEGFTVNTLWGELAYQLGGTEGYDLVARYDEQSVPPTTTALADLLAKYSPCIVLIDEWVAYLRQLWSREKPAPAGTFDGHMTFVQSLTEAVKSVPTALLVVSLPASDVVRDMPGTEAPNENEHEIGGTAGVEALRHLRSVIHRVESAWQPATIEESFEIVRRRVFKPFGREQDAARDLVVQKFSDHYVRYAADVPSEVMQPGYRAAMRTAYPIHPELFDRLYKDWSTLERFQRTRGVLRLMATVVYALWISGDKSPMILPASIPLDNAKVFDELANHLNDSWKPIVDSDVAGETSTANVVDSEIKILGKSMATKRAARCVFLGTAPMANLRQRDGSAAPIRGIEQKRVVLGSTYPGDNPAHVADGLRRLGDMGKYMNRDQDRYWLSLQQTVAQIVQERADAYHDDQVFDELAAVVRQETDKGLFERVHRFPHGSIDVEDDPGIGLVVFGPDRPFSKRGRSLAEDAATEFLTKRGTNARIHKNSLVFLAPEVDRIDVLLNAVRQRMAWEYILENKDSLNLDQHNIKVAESRVAQAKQTVADSIREAYRWILVPTQEPGSAEIELESILVNGDGTLAARVTKKADAGEFVVRSFSPSLLRMQINRLNLWKDKPYVSLDTLVGYFSQYVYMPKVVQPKVVADVVWHLDEVLAIELDSFAYADSFEDGRFVGLTITNPTAVRQGGLLVDPKVALEQIAKDTKEPDDREDDEKTPATGTGGSGQTSTTTTTTGTVVPKRFHATKDLTTNRVVRDVGQIYEQIVSHFVTGGIPVRVSIDIESDQLDRLTGDQRTAIREDLRTLGFEDNDWSMD; this comes from the coding sequence ATGCGGGCACTGACGAACAAGGAACGCGTCGGCCGTGCCCTGGACCTCGTCGCCGAGGGGCTTGGTCCTTGGATGATCACCCAACTGCATGGCAAGTACGGGGACACATGGGCGGTGGAGGTCGGCCGCACAGCTGGACTTACGGGCCGCGACGCGACCCCGAACCAGTCTGATCCTGCCTACCTGTTTTGGGTGTTCGATAAGCAGTGGCACGCAGTGTTCAAGGATCAGCTGTCGTTCGAAGACAAGCGGGCCGTCTCGGCGCTCTGGGATGCCCGCAAGGAGTGGGCTCACGGAGAGCGCATCTCGTCCGAGCGCACTGAGCGAGTCCTCATGGACAGCGAGCACATCCTTCGGTCGATCGGAGCGGTGCAGCAGGCCGACAAGGCCGACGAGATGCGCCGCGAGTTCCGCCGCCTGATGTTCGAGGATGACCAGAAGCGGCTGCAGCGTGCGCAAGAGAAGGCGCTCTCCGTTCAGGTCGATTCAACTGGGCTGCCCGCTTGGCGGGACGTGATCGAGCCACACGACGACGTCGCCCGCGGCACCTTCGAGCTGGCCCAGTTCGCCGCCGACCTCCGGCAGGTTCATCAGGGCATTGCCGGGCCGGAGTACGGCGACCCCATCGAGTTCTTCGGACGCACCTACCTCACTCGCGGTCTGCGCTACCTGCTGGAGCAGGCCGTCAAGCGACTCTCCGGCGGTGGCGGCGAGCCGGTCGTCGACCTGATGACAACCTTCGGTGGCGGCAAGACCCACTCCCTGCTCGCTGTCTACCACATGGCCGCGGGCATCCCGGCCGAGAAACTGCCGGGCGTCCGCGAACTGCTGGACGGCATTGGCGTAGCGGAGCTGCCGAAGAAGGTCGGCACAGCCGTCTTGGTCGGCAACGACGTATCGATCCTGGGAGACCCCAAGGCCGAGGGCTTCACCGTCAACACTCTGTGGGGCGAACTGGCCTACCAACTCGGCGGGACGGAGGGGTACGACCTCGTTGCCCGCTACGACGAACAGTCGGTCCCGCCCACGACGACGGCTCTCGCCGATCTGCTTGCCAAGTACTCACCGTGCATTGTCCTCATCGACGAGTGGGTCGCCTACCTTCGCCAGCTGTGGTCGCGGGAGAAGCCTGCACCGGCGGGAACGTTCGACGGTCACATGACCTTCGTTCAGTCGTTGACCGAAGCCGTCAAGTCCGTTCCCACCGCGCTCTTGGTGGTGTCGCTGCCGGCCTCCGACGTCGTGCGGGACATGCCCGGTACCGAAGCGCCCAACGAGAACGAGCATGAGATCGGCGGTACCGCCGGCGTCGAGGCGTTGCGCCACCTGCGATCGGTCATCCATCGCGTGGAATCGGCCTGGCAGCCGGCGACCATCGAAGAGTCGTTCGAGATCGTCCGCCGACGCGTATTTAAGCCCTTCGGCCGCGAACAAGACGCCGCTCGCGACCTGGTCGTCCAGAAGTTCTCCGACCACTACGTGCGCTACGCCGCTGACGTCCCGAGCGAAGTGATGCAGCCGGGGTACCGCGCCGCGATGCGCACCGCCTATCCCATCCATCCGGAGCTGTTCGACCGCCTCTACAAGGACTGGTCGACACTGGAGCGCTTCCAGCGGACCCGCGGCGTCCTGCGCCTCATGGCCACCGTCGTGTACGCCCTGTGGATCAGCGGCGACAAGTCGCCCATGATCCTGCCCGCATCGATCCCGCTCGACAACGCCAAGGTCTTCGACGAGCTCGCCAACCACCTGAACGACTCGTGGAAACCCATCGTCGACTCCGACGTCGCGGGGGAGACCTCGACGGCGAACGTCGTCGACAGCGAGATCAAGATCCTCGGCAAATCGATGGCGACGAAGCGCGCCGCCCGGTGCGTGTTCTTGGGCACGGCACCGATGGCCAACCTCCGCCAGCGTGACGGGAGCGCCGCGCCCATCCGGGGCATCGAGCAGAAGCGTGTCGTGCTCGGGTCGACGTACCCGGGCGACAACCCGGCCCACGTCGCGGACGGGCTGCGTCGTCTCGGCGACATGGGCAAGTACATGAATCGCGACCAGGACCGCTACTGGCTTTCGCTGCAGCAGACGGTCGCGCAGATCGTTCAGGAACGCGCCGACGCCTACCACGACGACCAGGTTTTCGACGAACTCGCGGCCGTCGTCCGCCAGGAAACCGACAAGGGCCTCTTCGAAAGAGTCCATCGGTTCCCCCACGGCAGCATCGACGTCGAGGACGACCCCGGCATCGGCCTCGTCGTCTTCGGGCCGGACCGGCCGTTCTCAAAACGAGGGCGGTCTCTCGCCGAAGACGCCGCGACAGAGTTCCTCACCAAGCGCGGCACGAACGCCCGCATCCACAAGAACAGCCTGGTGTTCCTCGCGCCTGAGGTGGACCGCATCGACGTGCTCCTCAACGCCGTCCGGCAGCGGATGGCGTGGGAGTACATCCTCGAGAACAAGGATTCGCTGAACCTCGACCAGCACAACATCAAGGTCGCCGAATCGCGAGTCGCCCAGGCGAAGCAGACAGTCGCCGATTCGATCCGCGAGGCGTACCGCTGGATCCTGGTACCCACGCAAGAACCCGGCTCCGCGGAGATCGAGCTCGAGTCCATCCTGGTGAACGGCGACGGCACGCTCGCCGCTCGCGTCACCAAGAAGGCCGACGCCGGTGAGTTCGTCGTCCGGTCGTTCTCTCCTTCGCTGCTGCGCATGCAGATCAACAGGCTCAACCTGTGGAAGGACAAGCCCTACGTCTCCCTCGACACCCTCGTCGGATACTTCAGCCAATACGTCTACATGCCCAAGGTCGTCCAACCGAAGGTCGTAGCCGACGTCGTGTGGCACCTCGACGAGGTACTTGCCATCGAACTCGACAGCTTCGCCTACGCCGACTCGTTCGAAGACGGCCGTTTCGTCGGTTTGACCATTACAAACCCCACCGCCGTCCGCCAAGGCGGTCTCCTGGTCGACCCCAAGGTGGCGCTGGAACAGATCGCGAAGGACACCAAAGAGCCGGACGACCGCGAAGACGACGAGAAAACGCCGGCGACCGGGACGGGCGGCTCGGGCCAGACGTCGACCACGACGACAACTACCGGCACGGTCGTACCGAAGCGCTTCCACGCAACGAAGGACCTCACGACCAACCGCGTTGTCCGCGACGTCGGCCAGATCTACGAGCAGATCGTTTCCCACTTCGTCACCGGGGGCATCCCGGTCCGCGTCTCGATCGACATCGAATCGGACCAGCTCGACCGGCTGACAGGAGACCAGCGGACTGCTATCAGGGAGGACCTCAGAACCCTAGGTTTCGAGGACAACGACTGGTCTATGGACTGA